A region of Theileria annulata chromosome 2, complete sequence, *** SEQUENCING IN PROGRESS *** DNA encodes the following proteins:
- a CDS encoding 60S ribosomal protein l10, putative has translation MGRRPARCYRYCKNKPYPKSRFCRGVPDPKIRIYDMGLKGADVDDFPCAVHIVSGEYEQISSEALEAARICANKFMVKSGGKESFHIRVRVHPFHVLRINKMLSCAGADRLQTGMRRAFGKPTGVVARVNIGQVLMSIRTREHLVPKAIEALRRAKYKFPGRQKIFVSNKWGFTPFTKEEYLKYQSEGRLENKGVHVKWISSHGPLTKIFPNADSVSVPLDS, from the exons ATGGGTAGAAGGCCAGCCAGATGTTATAGATATTGCAAAAACAAACCATACCCAAAGTCCCGCTTCTGTAGAGGTGTGCCAGACCCCAAGATAAGGATCTATGACATGGGTTTGAAAGGAGCAGATGTAGACGATTTCCCATGCGCAGTCCATATCGTATCGGGTGAATACGAACAAATCTCATCAGAAGCTCTAGAGGCCGCCAGGATCTGTGCAAACAAG ttcATGGTGAAGTCTGGTGGTAAGGAATCGTTCCATATCAGAGTTAGAGTACACCCGTTCCACGTTCTGCGTATAAACAAAATGCTTTCGTGCGCAGGAGCGGATCGCCTGCAAACGGGAATGCGCAGAGCATTTGGAAAGCCAACTGGTGTCGTGGCTAGAGTTAACATTGGACAAGTTTTAATGTCAATTAGAACAAGg gaaCACTTGGTACCTAAAGCAATAGAAGCCCTGAGAAGAGCAAAGTACAAGTTCCCAGGAAGACAAAAAATCTTCGTTTCTAACAAGTGGGGATTCACTCCATTTACAAAGGAAGAATACTTGAAGTATCAATCGGAGGGAAGACTCGAAAACAAAGGAGTTCATGTCAAGTGGATCTCGTCCCACGGACCCTTGACAAAGATATTCCCTAACGCAGATTCTGTTTCAGTGCCTCTTGATTCATAA
- a CDS encoding uncharacterized protein (Contains putative Pafm (PF00397) WW domain), which yields MDNKENVSKRVWKEVIDPSSRSVYYWNVSTGDTSWVNPSNDESQNDFSSFEERVSHDTKVIIDKLVHKVERIKFFFDEINLISDVCDYIKSEDINSFKDNIEQCLSDLNTIMDVVTPRTKTHKRYSELRKVLTDHRNYLKNNNNISDELIDIVNEARDEIDRGLENIKMFPASNDVLLDDFKVYMEKRKLDTQIDMSLTSVEVLEQIENLEHSTKHESTHSHQSDSMLPKTVDKNKGSLLKSIHERWSKASEVIDNSDDSKDSKIQKVFKFPNTEKDNPNLVPITKPWYKN from the exons ATGgataataaagaaaatgtATCCAAAAGGGTTTGGAAAGAAGTTATTGATCCTTCCTCTCGCTCAGTTTATTACTGGAACGTTTCTACAGGTGATACATCCTGGGTGAATCCATCCAATGATGAATCCCAAAATGATTTTAGTTCCTTTGAGGAAAGGGTTTCTCACGATACCAAGGTCATTATTGACAAGCTAGTTCACAAAGTTGAAAGGATAAAGTTTTTCTTTGACGAGATTAACTTGATAAGTGATGTTTGCGACTATATTAAGTCAGAGGatataaattcttttaaa GATAATATAGAACAGTGTTTGAGTGATTTAAACACTATAATGGATGTGGTAACTCCAAGGACTAAAACACACAAGAGGTATTCCGAGCTGAGGAAAGTTTTGACTGACCACAGg aaCTACCTTAAGAACAACAACAATATTTCTGATGAACTGATTGATATTGTCAACGAGGCTAGAGATGAGATTGATCGGGGGTTGGAAAATATTAAGATGTTTCCTGCTTCCAACGATGTGCTTCTCGACGATTTCAAAGTTTATATGGAGAAGAGAAAACTGGATACCCAAATCGACATGTCCCTTACATCTGTTGAAGTTTTGGAAcaaattgaaaatttagaaCACTCTACTAAACATGAATCTACTCATTCTCACCAGTCTGATTCAATGTTACCAAAAACTGTCGATAAGAATAAGGGTAGCCTCTTGAAATCAATCCATGAAAGGTGGAGCAAAGCTTCTGAGGTGATAGATAATTCTGATGATTCTAAGGATTCAAAGATTCAGAaagtttttaaatttccCAACACTGAGAAGGATAATCCCAATTTGGTTCCCATTACTAAACCTTGGTATAAGaactaa
- a CDS encoding transcription factor btf3 homolog, putative, which produces MMETVNPVTVDTVTPEMLAAREKLRSRMGVTGTQTGGKGTARRKLKKTTKFVGDDKRLQFALRSIGAANIPGIEEVQILKEDGTFLTFSNPKIQTAPNANTYVITGVVEEKELSFPDILQQLSAAGFDLPKNDHEKDGDLEQPTDVPKLVEVFDDVPQNTDSTS; this is translated from the coding sequence ATGATGGAAACTGTAAACCCGGTTACAGTTGACACTGTAACCCCTGAAATGCTGGCTGCCAGAGAAAAACTTCGATCTCGTATGGGAGTTACAGGAACACAAACAGGAGGAAAAGGAACCGCAAGAAGGAAACTTAAGAAAACTACTAAATTTGTAGGTGATGATAAAAGATTACAATTCGCACTACGCTCAATAGGAGCTGCAAACATACCTGGAATAGAGGAAGTTCAAATTCTTAAGGAAGATGGAACATTCTTGACATTCAGTAATCCAAAGATCCAAACTGCTCCAAACGCTAATACATACGTTATAACGGGAGTGGTTGAAGAAAAGGAGCTTTCCTTCCCAGACATTCTCCAGCAACTTTCAGCTGCAGGATTTGACCTTCCAAAGAACGATCACGAAAAGGACGGAGATTTGGAGCAGCCAACTGACGTCCCAAAACTCGTGGAAGTTTTTGATGACGTTCCTCAAAACACAGATTCAACAAGCtaa
- a CDS encoding 60S ribosomal protein l21, putative, whose amino-acid sequence MPHSYGKRARTRHKFSKPFRRHGMPPLSKYLTTYKVGDYVDIFVDSAVHRGMPHSFYHGRTGVVYNVTKRALGVMVKKVVRGKELLKKVNVNVEHVRKSRCREEFLKRVAMNDELRRKSNLEGKKLKLKRQPKAVSPGYFVKVDKDSVVTLDPVPFVEKY is encoded by the coding sequence ATGCCACACTCTTACGGTAAGAGAGCCCGAACTCGTCATAAGTTCTCCAAACCCTTCCGTCGTCATGGTATGCCACCATTATCGAAGTACCTGACAACATATAAAGTCGGAGACTATGTCGATATTTTCGTGGATTCAGCAGTCCATAGAGGAATGCCGCACTCCTTCTACCACGGAAGGACAGGAGTTGTTTATAATGTAACAAAAAGAGCACTGGGAGTCATGGTAAAGAAGGTAGTTAGAGGAAAGGAGCTCTTGAAGAAGGTTAATGTTAACGTCGAACATGTAAGAAAGAGCCGTTGCAGAGAAGAGTTCCTCAAAAGAGTAGCAATGAATGACGAACTGAGAAGAAAATCAAATCTTGAAGGAAAGAAACTGAAACTTAAAAGACAACCGAAAGCAGTTTCACCTGGATATTTCGTCAAGGTCGACAAGGATTCCGTTGTAACTTTAGATCCAGTACCTTTTGTAGAAAAGTACTAA
- a CDS encoding arginine N-methyltransferase, putative, whose product MLPSQVKIDKNPYPESVLNEFNSEWNGFVDSRDHEPDHDHDSSDNKLNNPKNSDVYFNSYSYIGIHEEMLKDSVRTGIYFKSVMTNQHLFRDKVVLDIGCGTGILSLFSAKAGAKKVYAIDNSSIIDLARKITKANGLSDKIVYIKSKVEDLDENTIEPVDVIISEWMGYFLLYENMIESVLYCRDKYLKPGGLIFPDRARIYISAIEDHEYKAEKFDKWDDTYGLDFSLVKEHLMEEALVDFVDEKSLVTSSYCIFDVNLNNCTVSDTDFCSNFVLVSERRDYVHAFVFWFDVTFGSCDKPLTLTTSPKSKYTHWKQTVLYIEEVLNLQENDLINGIIAVKKNKDNPRDVDIKLSYQINGIFPPLIYL is encoded by the exons ATGTTGCCGAGTCAAGTTAAGATAGATAAGAATCCATACCCCGAAAGTGTGTTAAATGAGTTTAACTCCGAGTGGAACGGGTTCGTTGACTCAAGGGATCATGAACCTGATCATGACCATGATTCCTCcgataataaattaaataaccCTAAAAACTCAGATGTATACTTCAATTCCTATTCATATATTGGAATCCACGAGGAAATGCTCAAAGATTCCGTAAGAACAG GTATTTATTTCAAGTCAGTTATGACTAACCAGCACCTCTTTCGAGATAAAGTTGTTCTGGATATCGGATGCGGAACAGGAATTTTATCTCTTTTTTCTGCAAAGGCAGGAGCAAAGAAAGTCTACGCCATAGATAACAGTAGCATCATCGATTTGGCACGAAAAATCACCAAAGCCAACGGCTTGTCCGACAAGATTGTGTACATTAAATCAAAAGTTGAGGATTTGGACGAAAACACGATTGAGCCAGTGGACGTGATTATAAGTGAGTGGATGGGATACTTTCTCCTCTATGAAAACATGATCGAGTCAGTTTTATACTGCAGAGACAAG TATCTTAAACCTGGAGGACTAATCTTCCCTGACCGTGCCAGGATATATATCTCAGCTATAGAAGATCATGAATACAAG GCTGAAAAGTTCGACAAGTGGGATGATACCTACGGCCTGGACTTCTCGTTGGTGAAGGAACACTTAATGGAGGAGGCGTTGGTGGATTTTGTGGATGAAAAGTCTCTGGTTACAAGCTCttattgtatattt GATGTCAATCTAAACAACTGTACTGTTTCAGACACTGATTTCTGTTCTAATTTCGTTCTTGTTTCTGAGAGGAGAGATTACGTCCATGCCTTTGTTTTCTGGTTCGACGTTACTTTTGGCTCCTGCGATAAACCTCTCACTTTAACAACTAGTCCTAAATCAAAGTATACTCACTGGAAGCAAACTGTACTATACATTGAGGAGGTGTTAAACCTCCAGGAAAATGACTTAATAAATGGAATCATCGCCGTTAAAAAGAATAAGGATAATCCTAGGGACGTTGACATTAAGCTTAGCTATCAGATAAATGGTATTTTTCCtcctttaatttatctttag
- a CDS encoding Zinc finger-like regulatory protein, putative (putative regulatory protein, C-terminus: 2 x PF00642 Zinc finger C-x8-C-x5-C-x3-H type) → MANCSNTWAEKPIVPEKEVLDNPVLNVTEEIKGSILTNWVSPNDLTPYIESTSSSTTYISENGFPSQNISTEDNFNNVQDEDWANTLETCLNRPIDANFNQFYDYPERQSRGSFEEQLNNYFNENIDGIHSDFKGTLDDIDFKLMTSIEDIDSTHTNIDVDPNLINNIDIESKLLNPHEIESKLVRNLKRQDDLIVQKTVLNGCKMPNYGESLRVNERKAVFRGSNENNLPNGHNFSAPGGIHHEQYQNFGGLDQQSINNTTASQLPGQSITNENLRALANENIDNVTDTVSDLINDSMSDSITDTISDMGSVTNVNTQLKGNGSNCENNHSINATYGGYRYPGSLNSNNAPSIGQNYPNSINCSMASKDQANQLAGSFLGDIFHQSELNGLSEVANDSYKDRTESLSYFNKDMINSINESYYKTLNNNVEIDYIFNNMDSLSRIDNLLTKDITDFGIASKELGLGNGLGLDLISDFNSDTISNDLLNNDALFSEIYRDNDIDQSEGWETLMKRLCISKPIKAYPNLQTDGINPLMNDNFNSIINGNVNCVGPTHLNGNIVNLNVGNCNGINTSIVNGNSAGIDSGNEPNNSGIPVKNKDNLPTILPADPNLGFKKTSLCKYWQRGICANDDCNFAHGKKELRSTIGVWRTTICHHWKTGVCRVGKDCRHAHGEEELQPKNIPANVLKNKLLNSARKYEYMRKKKSTF, encoded by the coding sequence ATGGCCAACTGCTCAAACACTTGGGCTGAAAAGCCCATCGTCCCAGAGAAAGAAGTCTTAGATAATCCAGTTTTGAACGTCACAGAAGAAATCAAAGGAAGCATACTCACGAATTGGGTTAGTCCCAACGATTTGACCCCGTACATCGAATCAACATCTTCCTCCACAACCTACATCTCGGAAAACGGCTTCCCCTCACAAAACATTTCAACGGAggataattttaacaacGTCCAAGATGAAGATTGGGCCAACACCCTCGAAACATGTCTGAACAGACCAATCGACGCAAACTTTAACCAGTTTTACGATTACCCAGAAAGACAATCAAGAGGAAGCTTCGAAGAACAACTGAATAACTATTTTAACGAAAACATTGATGGAATTCATAGCGATTTTAAAGGAACCTTGGACgatattgattttaagCTCATGACCTCCATCGAAGATATCGACTCGACGCATACGAATATTGACGTTGACCCGAATCTAATCAACAACATTGACATCGAGTCGAAGCTCCTGAATCCACACGAAATAGAATCAAAGCTTGTAAGGAACCTGAAGAGACAAGATGATTTAATTGTGCAGAAAACTGTTTTGAATGGTTGCAAAATGCCCAACTACGGAGAATCATTAAGGGTTAACGAACGTAAGGCGGTTTTTAGGGGatcaaatgaaaataactTACCAAATGGCCATAATTTCTCTGCTCCAGGTGGAATTCATCATGAACAATACCAGAATTTTGGTGGACTTGACCAACAATCGATAAATAATACCACCGCAAGTCAACTTCCAGGCCAATCCATTACCAATGAAAACCTAAGAGCCCTAGCAAACGAGAACATTGACAACGTTACGGACACAGTCAGTGATTTGATTAACGATTCAATGAGTGATAGCATCACTGATACGATAAGTGATATGGGAAGTGTAACGAACGTCAATACGCAGTTAAAGGGTAATGGAAGTAACTGTGAGAACAATCATAGTATTAACGCAACTTACGGTGGTTATAGATATCCAGGATCCTTAAACTCGAACAATGCTCCTTCAATTGGTCAAAATTACCCGAATTCGATTAACTGCTCAATGGCTTCAAAAGACCAAGCGAACCAGCTGGCTGGATCATTTCTAGGGGATATATTCCATCAAAGCGAGTTGAATGGCTTATCAGAAGTGGCTAACGATTCCTACAAGGACCGAACTGAATCTCTCAGCTACTTCAATAAAGACATGATCAACTCAATCAACGAGTCCTACTACAAAACCCTCAACAACAATGTTGAAATCGACTATATCTTTAACAATATGGACTCCCTATCAAGAATCGATAATCTCCTGACAAAAGATATTACTGATTTCGGCATTGCGTCCAAAGAATTGGGACTAGGAAACGGACTCGGCCTTGACCTTATCTCAGATTTCAATTCGGATACGATATCCAACGACCTCTTGAATAATGATGCACTTTTCTCTGAAATCTATAGAGATAATGACATTGACCAGTCCGAAGGTTGGGAAACCTTAATGAAGAGACTATGCATTTCCAAACCAATCAAGGCATATCCGAATCTACAAACTGACGGCATTAACCCCCTAATGAATGATAATTTCAATTCCATTATTAATGGTAATGTTAACTGTGTTGGACCAACGCACCTGAATGGAAATATCGTCAACCTCAATGTTGGAAATTGCAATGGAATCAATACCAGCATTGTAAATGGAAACAGTGCGGGTATTGATTCGGGGAACGAACCAAATAATTCAGGAATACCAGTAAAGAACAAAGATAACCTGCCAACCATTCTCCCCGCAGACCCAAACCTAGGTTTTAAGAAGACATCATTATGCAAATACTGGCAAAGAGGAATTTGCGCTAATGATGACTGCAACTTTGCACACGGAAAGAAGGAGCTTAGATCCACCATTGGAGTCTGGAGAACAACCATCTGCCACCATTGGAAAACAGGAGTATGCCGAGTTGGAAAAGACTGCAGACACGCTCACGGTGAGGAAGAGTTACAGCCCAAGAACATCCCAGCCAACGTTTTGAAAAACAAACTCCTGAACTCTGCCAGGAAATATGAGTACATGAGAAAGAAGAAAAGCACCTTTTAA
- a CDS encoding uncharacterized protein (2 probable transmembrane helices predicted for TA15000 by TMHMM2.0 at aa 201-223 and 243-265): MNSCTSSAAYFGKTSEVTEFLDEFIRFRKKILSSSDTPVSDFSVPNHPYRRSKFLNSSKPSDDPKLNGVHTNQDIHNDSFKEPESLSRDHGSNQDNLLCVALQMSVDDELHLDAFISLVDAYYSMVQEFPDLDHSEFELGEILKNAKITNRKFPKIENRIDIEWSKKTAHELKYQLLIKDIKELLVPSQTRFSDFKPPIMLVFKIFIFFSSGLNIFFGVALTFIGSYSISGFLGVKDPLYVCFFFLTFVQRSLIGVVSSFIALVVDTVLYLMKPS, from the exons ATGAATAGCTGTACTAGTTCTGCCGCCTATTTTGGCAAGACTAGTGAGGTAACAGAGTTTCTAGATGAGTTTATTCGCTTCCGGAAGAAGATACTGAGCTCTTCTGACACTCCTGTGTCTGATTTTTCAGTTCCCAACCACCCCTATCGCAGATCTAAGTTTTTAAACAGCTCCAAACCTTCTGATGACCCTAAATTAAACGGTGTACATACAAACCAGGATATCCACAATGATAGTTTTAAAGAACCTGAAAGTCTTTCTAGGGATCATGGCTCTAATCAGGATAATCTTTTATGTGTTGCCTTGCAAATGTCTGTTGATGATGAATTGCATCTCGATGCCTTCATTTCACTG GTCGATGCTTATTATTCTATGGTTCAAGAGTTTCCTGACCTCGACCACTCTGAGTTTGAACTGGGTGAGATTCTCAAAAATGCCAAAATAACAA atcGAAAGTTTCCTAAGATTGAGAACAGAATTGATATTGAGTGGTCCAAGAAGACTGCTCACGAGTTGAAGTATCAGCTTCTGATTAAGGACATTAAGGAACTTCTGGTGCCTAGTCAAACCCGTTTTTCCGACTTCAAGCCTCCCATTATGttagtttttaaaatttttattttttttagttCTGGGCTAAACATATTCTTTGGCGTTGCTCTTACCTTCATCGGTTCATACTCAATTTCTGGCTTCCTTGGTGTCAAAGACCCTCTTTACGTTTGTTTTTTTTTCTTAACTTTTGTTCAGAGGTCGCTAATTGGGGTGGTTTCCTCCTTCATTGCTCTCGTCGTCGACACTGTCCTCTACCTAATGAAACCCTCTTAA
- a CDS encoding 60S ribosomal protein l7a, putative yields the protein MPPTVKKSKKQPAPAPLAKPKVAKLKNPFFERTPRDFGIGRSIRPKVNLSRYVRWPKYIKIQRQRRVLLQRLKIPPALNQFNYTIDKSQALQLLRFLSKYKPETKKEKAARLLKDAELAASGTEVATKKPFMLKTGLSHVTNLVEYKKAKLVVIAHDVDPIDLVLWLPALCRKKEVPYCIIKSKSRLGKLVHQKTAAVVAVDNVRKEDQAEFDNLVKTFTAMFNDNSELRKRWGGHVMGIKSQHVIAKREALIAMENAKKLGLTYN from the coding sequence ATGCCCCCGACTGTCAAAAAGAGTAAAAAGCAGCCAGCACCGGCTCCACTCGCTAAACCAAAGGTCGCTAAGCTAAAGAATCCATTTTTTGAGAGAACACCACGCGATTTTGGTATTGGCCGTTCAATACGACCGAAAGTGAATTTGTCACGCTACGTCCGTTGGCCAAAATACATAAAGATCCAACGTCAACGCAGAGTTTTGCTACAGAGACTTAAAATACCACCAGCTTTAAACCAGTTCAACTATACAATTGACAAGAGCCAAGCGTTGCAGTTGCTTAGATTTCTGAGTAAATACAAGCCAGAGACGAAGAAGGAAAAAGCAGCAAGACTTTTGAAGGACGCAGAACTTGCAGCATCGGGAACAGAAGTGGCAACAAAGAAGCCATTTATGCTCAAAACGGGACTAAGCCACGTGACAAACTTGGTCGAGTACAAGAAGGCGAAGCTAGTTGTAATCGCACACGATGTGGATCCAATAGATCTAGTTTTATGGCTGCCAGCATTGTGTAGGAAAAAGGAAGTGCCATACTGCATAATCAAGAGCAAGAGTAGGTTGGGAAAGCTGGTTCACCAGAAAACAGCAGCAGTAGTGGCAGTCGACAATGTTAGGAAGGAAGACCAGGCGGAATTTGATAACCTGGTCAAGACATTCACAGCAATGTTCAATGATAACTCAGAGTTGAGGAAGCGCTGGGGAGGCCACGTAATGGGAATAAAGTCCCAACATGTAATAGCGAAACGCGAAGCTTTAATCGCCATGGAAAACGCCAAGAAATTAGGTTTAACttacaattaa